The following proteins are co-located in the Heliorestis convoluta genome:
- a CDS encoding efflux RND transporter periplasmic adaptor subunit → MLRTYSMVALAASMLLLSGCGASEPEQLVREERQKVISVLELNEEHQQTTLSVAGFVEGRNESALSFGTSGTITRVNVEKGTRVSEGQLLAEVESVDLYARAEQAASAMVDLAQDNKVQRATGESVENIERQRIRVAEAERDLELAAADLERFEVLFESGALSKKDFEDQQSRYVRAESALERERITLDGMLKGDPQLLASVESSVLSSYNTLAQAQRNVNAAQIRAPFSGVVAEVSKKVGEQASPGTAIIHLVDLAEVKVVLQVDRDRIDYFRKGQQVEVQGERGAVSKGTIAFVSPTLDTRSGKYTVEVRVSNQDGQWRSGMVARVSLPHRSSGYWLPLSAVGLGSEGRYVMAVEEGKTVRRSVTVGLLIDDRIEVLSGVDKDDWIITAGIAFLTEGEEVEPRFVD, encoded by the coding sequence TTGTTACGTACATATTCGATGGTTGCTCTGGCAGCTTCGATGTTATTACTTTCTGGTTGTGGTGCATCTGAACCAGAGCAACTTGTTAGAGAAGAGCGTCAAAAAGTAATTTCTGTTCTTGAATTGAATGAAGAGCATCAACAGACCACGTTGTCGGTTGCTGGCTTTGTAGAAGGTAGAAACGAAAGTGCACTTTCGTTTGGAACTTCTGGAACGATTACAAGAGTCAATGTGGAAAAAGGAACTCGAGTCAGCGAGGGTCAGTTGTTAGCTGAGGTAGAAAGCGTTGACTTGTATGCTAGAGCAGAGCAGGCAGCGAGCGCCATGGTTGATCTTGCCCAAGATAACAAGGTCCAGCGAGCTACGGGGGAAAGCGTTGAGAATATTGAAAGACAGCGTATCCGCGTTGCTGAAGCAGAGCGAGATCTGGAGTTAGCCGCTGCTGACTTGGAGCGTTTCGAAGTTCTTTTTGAAAGTGGCGCTCTCTCGAAGAAAGACTTTGAAGATCAACAAAGTCGATATGTTCGTGCTGAATCTGCGTTGGAAAGAGAAAGGATTACACTAGATGGTATGTTAAAAGGAGATCCTCAACTGCTTGCTTCTGTGGAATCTTCTGTGCTTTCTAGTTACAACACACTGGCACAAGCCCAAAGAAATGTAAATGCCGCACAAATCCGCGCCCCTTTTTCCGGTGTTGTCGCCGAAGTTTCGAAAAAAGTTGGTGAACAAGCTTCGCCAGGTACAGCCATCATTCATCTTGTTGACTTGGCTGAAGTAAAAGTGGTACTGCAAGTCGATCGAGATCGAATTGATTATTTTCGAAAGGGTCAGCAAGTAGAGGTTCAGGGAGAACGTGGTGCTGTAAGCAAAGGAACGATTGCTTTTGTCTCACCCACTCTTGATACGCGCAGCGGGAAGTACACTGTAGAAGTTAGAGTGTCCAATCAAGACGGACAATGGCGAAGTGGCATGGTAGCTCGTGTTTCTCTACCACACCGCTCTTCTGGGTACTGGTTGCCTTTAAGTGCTGTTGGACTTGGCTCAGAAGGACGTTATGTTATGGCTGTGGAAGAAGGTAAAACAGTTCGCCGCAGCGTAACAGTCGGTTTGCTCATTGATGACAGAATTGAAGTTCTTTCTGGTGTGGACAAAGATGATTGGATTATTACTGCTGGCATTGCTTTTCTAACAGAAGGTGAAGAAGTAGAACCTCGCTTTGTAGATTGA